Below is a genomic region from Methanoregula sp..
AAGAGATCTTCCATTAAGTCTCCGGCAAGTTTCAGCCGCTTGTTCGAGTAGTGGTCCTTGTCATCGATCCTGCGCTTGTTCAGCACGAGGTCAAAACAAGCCTCTGCCATCCTTCCGAGGAAGTGGGCCTTTGCAAGCCGGACCGAGAGGACTGCTTCCTGGTATCCCTCGTCGCCTTCCTTTAAGGTGGCTGGCATGGAGTAGTTGAGGTGGGGCAGGAGATAGTTGTCCAGCACGAACTCAGCCCGCTTGCGCTGGTAATCCCGGGTCTGGTTGGGTGCCAGTTTCTTACCTACGTACATGACTCCGCCGTCAACCGAGTCGCACTCGCTCTCTTCGAGGTTCTGCATCATGAACGTCAGGATGTCTTCATCGGTCGAGACCGCATTGACCACTTCCTGGTCGTTGATCATGCCCAGTGCACGCATCAGGTCGACGAATTTCAGGTGGCCGGCAACTGAAGGGAACGAGACTTCAAGCAGGTTCTTCTTGTTGCGTTCAACAACCACGAGGGCACGGTATCCCCTGAACTGCGAGAACACCTTTGCCACATAAATGCGCTCGCTGTATCGCTCGGTGAACTCGGTCATGATCTTGTTGGACGCAAGGTCTTCCAAGGTCATGAGCACGCGTTCGGTACCGTTAACAATGAAATATCCGCCGGGATCGAATGCATCCTCGCCATGGGCGACGCGCTGGGCATCGTCCATACCATAGAGGTTGCAGGATGTCGAGCCGATCATGACGGGAAGCTGACCGATCGTAGTGACGATCGCTTCCTGCCGGTCCTCTCCATGCACGAGGGTTAAACCCAGCTGGATGGGGGCGGCGTATGTCAGGTTGCGCAGCCGGGCTTCGCAGGGGTACAGTTCACTCTGCGAACCATCCGCTTCCCGGACGAGCGGCTTTTTAACCGTAATCTCGCCCAGTTCCACCCAGACGGCCTCATTGTTCTTGCCACGGTTCTCGATATCCGTCTCAATGATCCGCTGTTCGTTTACCACTTTCTGGAGATTGTGCTTTAGGAAATAATTATAGGAGTCAAGCTGGTGGCGCGCAACATGCTCCCGTGAAAAATATGCCCTCGATAAAATACTTCTGTCAATCAGACTTAATCCCCCCCGGAATTATTTCTTGGGTCTCTTTACCACGAGACGGTACGATTCAGCTCTACCTGCGGTATGGCTCTCACGGATAATTCGTATCACATCATCGGCTTCTGCGCCGATCGTCTTGACTGCTGGATCGTCATGGAAAATTTTTGGTAAATGGTCGGTAGTGATGTTGAATTTGGTGAAGAGCTCAGATACCTCTTCTTCACTCATGATTTGATGGTCTGGCACCATCGCGTGCCTCAACACATTCAGTTTGGTGCTCAATGAAAAACCCCCTCCCGGATAAACATATTTCCTCTCAGATGCATCACCGCAAAAAACCCACGATTGCTCGTGGCAACGGGCCCGGAGGGATTTGAACCCCCGACCACCTGGTTAAAAGCCAGGCGCTCTACCGAACTGAGCTACGAACCCACTTTGGAATAAGATGTACAGCATTATAACAATGTGAGAAAACTATATAAATATTACCCACGTTCCCTTCGATTCATTGGAAGACTTCAGTCCCCTTTTGCAAACGTCTCGCTGATCTCTTTTAAGCGGCGTTCGTCTGCCTTGATTTTCTCATCCAGTTTGTTGATCGACTGCAGATCATCTTCAGGGACAGCATGCCCGGGAATATTCATGCCGCTTGCATTTTTCAATACTTCAAGAAGATTTCGGTCAACTTCTATACTCTTCCGGAGCGCGGAATACTCATCAACCATTTCGACATTCATTCCGGCTTCCTTTGCCTCCGTAGAATCCTGTTTGACGCTGCGGCGGCGTTCAAAGATCCGTTTTATCGAATCGAGAAGCTGAGCAGGATTGACCGGTTTTGAGACAAAATCCTCAATATTAAGGCTGTGTTCCTGTGCTTCTTCGGGGCTGATCTTTTTTGCCGAGAACATGAGGACCGGAAGACCGCTGGTTTCCGGATTGGCCTTGATCTTCCCTAACGTTTCCCACCCGTCCATCGGTTCCATCATGATGTCGAGCAGGATGAGATCGGGTTTATTGGTTGAGAGAATGGATATAGCTTCGTCCCCGCCATGGGCTGCAATCGGTTTGAAACCTTTCCTTTTTAAAAGGGCAACCAGGCCATCTACAATATAGGGGCTGTCATCTACAATGAGAATTGAATCATCCACGATAATAGTCCCTCATACGCACTCATTAAACAGCGGGTCGATAGTCATTGCAGGTGATGCCAGTGATCCGGATGCAGAGCAATATGCTCTTTTATAGTATTCATAGGTTGATGTAATAAATCGGAGAATCTGTTATTTGTTTGCCGATGTTCCCGAGAGTTCGCCTTTTATCTGCTGGAGCCGGTTCTCCTGGAATTTTATGTTCATTTCCATGCTTTTGATTGCACGGGATATCTCATCGCTGACACGGACTTTTGAATCATTGAAGTTGTAGGTGGTTTCAAGGATTTTCATCAGGCGCCTGTTCACATCGATGCTCTTGCTCAGCCGGGCATATTCGGTGATTATCTCCGCATCGAAACCGGATTCTTTTGCCATGTCCATATCCGATTTTATGGACTGCCTGCGGTTGAGTACATGTTCGATGGCATCGTAGAGTTCGCGATGAGTGATGGGTTTTAAGACATAATCTTCTATGTAAATCCCATATTCCTGGGCTTCTACGGGAGTCAGCTGTTTTGCCGTGAGCATGAGGACCGGGATCTCTTTGGTCGAGGGATTTTCCTTGACCTTTTCAAGGGTCTCCCACCCGTCCATCGGTTCCATCATGATATCGAGCAGGATGAGATCGGGGGTAACTGTCTTTAATATCTCCAGGCACTCCTCACCCCCGTATGCAGCAACCGTGCGGTATCCCCCGCGCTCCAGCATGGTGACGAAGACATCGACAATAAATGGGCTGTCGTCGACTACAAGTATCGTAAACATTTACATAACCTCCCCGATCTTTTTAGCGATCGTATGCATCTCTGTATGCACTCTGTCAGCATCAGTTTTATCTCTGACTATTGCGGTGATAATAAAATTTTCCCCGGCACCCATGACGATAACTGAGGTGTCCTGTGCCCGTATTGTCACCGACTCCATGGCTTTCATCTTAATCAGACTCCCGACAGATTCGGCAGATGCGAGTATGGTTGCAGACAACGCACCAAACCACGGTTCATTCATATTCTGGTCAAAAAATTTTCCTGCTATGATCCCATCACGAGAAACAAGGGCACATGCTGAAACCCCCTCAATCGCCTGAATCTTATCAATAAATGCAGAGATCTTCTGTTTCAACATGAACCGGCTCCTGTTGCACTACCCTATCTAATTGATAATACCTGATAGAAGCATATATACATATTGCTTTTTATTATGCATCGATACAGCAGTTGCCGGTAAGTAATCAGCATTTCCCTGAAGTTATTCTTTTTATATCAGAGAATTCTGTGAATCTTTCTCCAATCAGTCCGTTTTTCGCTGTTTTCATCGAAATCAACAATATATAAATACGATTTTTTCCATATGGTGGAAAGAAGAAATCCGATGATCCGTGCATATACCATTACTTCGGGAAAAGGCGGCGTGGGCAAGACCACTCTCACGGTAAATCTCGGTATATCGCTCGCACTTCTGGGCCGTGAGACCTATATTCTCGATGCCGATATCGGCATGGCAAACCTGGCACTGATCCTCGGCATGGAGGATGTGCCGGTCACCCTGCATGAAGTGCTTGCCGGAAAAGCAGATATTGACGATGCAATTTATGAAGGCCCCGGGGGAGTGAAAATTGTGCCCAGCGGGATCTCACTCCAGGGATTCCAGCAGGCCGATCCTGATAAACTCCGTGACGTGATGCACCGGCTGGTTGACAAATGCGAATATCTCCTGATCGATGCCCCGAGCGGGATATCGAAAGAAGGTGTGGTGCCACTCTCGGTTGCCGATGAAGTCATTCTCGTCGTCAACCCGGAACTTGCTTCAATGGCCGATGCCTTAAAGACCAAAATTCTCTGCGAGGTGATGGGGGGTCGCGTCTACGGTGCGATCCTGAACCGGGCCGGGCTCGAACATACCGAGCTCCGTTCGCACAGCGTAGAGGATGTCCTGGGTGTCCGCGTGATCGATGTTGTTCCCGAAGATGCAAATGTCAGGAGAGCCGCTGCCTACAAAAAGCCCTGTGTCGTAAAATATCCCCGGACAGATGCTTCAAGAGCATTCAGGAGAATTGCTGCAGAGATCTCGGGCGTTGAGTACGAAGATTCCTTCGGAGAAAAAAAGGCAGAGGGCTTTGTTGACCGGCTCGCCCGGTCGGTATTCCGGTGATCCTGAACAGGGAGCGACAATGACCTACGAAGGATACTTGCTGGTGTTGTTTGGGGTTGTTATTGTAATCCAGCAGTTTATCATGTATCTCATGAACGTGCGCATCCGGCAATTATTGAGCGAGGTAAACACCGTGGATGGAAAGATCCGGATAACGGATACGGAACTTGAAAACCTTATCACAAGAGTCGAGGAGTTCAAGAGAGGCAATATATAAAAAAACCTGACTTCCTCATTTACCCTACAACAAGCTACATAAGGAATCTCATCCTACACTATGAGAACGGGGCCATAGGGTAGCCTGGCCATCCTAGGAGACTGGGGGTCTTCTGACCTGAGTTCAAATCTCAGTGGCCCCATTTATTGTTGTTTTTCAGGCGTTGTCATGAAAATTACCGGCACCTGTACCGATTGTCTCATATCCCGCGTGCGGCTGGAGTGCACATTGTGCAATGCCACGGAAGCAAAGACTGCTGAGGCGGTTGCCGAATGCTCTGCTCTTTTAGAAGATATCCGCAATGCACCGTTAAGTCATCCGCAGATCGCAAGCCGGATCCATCGGAGGGCATATGAAATCCTGGGCACTTCCGATCCGTTTGCCAGGCTCAAAAGACAGGGTAACAATCAGGCAATAGAAGTCTGTAAAAAAGTGCAGGGTAACCTGGTGACATTCCGGGACCATGTGCTTGCCGCGGTTATCGGCAACACCTTTGATTATGGTGTAAAGGGGCATACCGTTGCCGAAGATTTTTCAGTTTTTTTCGGGCGCGAGTTTGAAAAAGGCCTGACAATTGATGACACAGACGCAATTTTTCCTCTCTGCACCCGCGTGGTGTACTTAAGCGATAACTGTGGCGAGATTGTACTCGACCGGCTGCTCATCAAGTACTTAAAAACCCACGGCGCTCATGTGACGCTCGCGGTCAAGGATGCACCTGCCCTCAACGATGCCACCTTACAGGATGCGTGGGACTTACATCTTGATTTCATCGTTGACTGTCTCACGACAACCGGCGGGGGAGCGGAGATCGGCATCTGCATGGAGAACATTCCCGATGATTTGCGAAACGCGATCAAGCGCTGTACCATAATCATTGCAAAAGGCATGGCCAACTTCGAGTCTCTATCGGAAATGGAGAACCTGCCCCCGGTTGCTTACTTAATGGCAGCAAAGTGCGGGCCCGTTGCACACGAGGCCGGCGGAGTTCCGGTTGGCTCGAAGATTGCCCTGCTGCGGAAGTGACCGGATCAAGGATACAGATATCTTATTCTTTTTTGTTAATCTGCCATCAGAACAGATCGAGATCATAGATTGCTTGAAACCGGGCAGAATCCGGGATCGCTACTGAGTACCTGTTTTCATAGCCATTTTTTGGTCAGACCCTGCCTGGAAAATTTCGAGCAGGGTACGTGGGTGTTAGTAAACCTGCCAACAGTTGGATAATTATCCAACTGTTGGATAGTTATCTGACAGCAAATTATTTTCTCCGGCGTGAAGGTCCGGGCTGTGAAGTCAAGGGTCGATTGAAAAAAAATGAGCGGGGGGTAAGGGGGTGATTGAAATTTTTTTGCCGGAAATTGATTGCAGTTTTTTGTGCGAGACCAATTCGGGTTTTTTATGTAAAGATAATCCGGCCTTTTTGCTTGCATACCTGCGCCTAGGAGTAAATTCCATCCCCATTCCCTGTTTTATATCCATTCTCCGTTTATACTACCCCATACCATTTTATCTGCACACTCCGATCACTGATCATGGTACTTCCTGATCCGGGGTTATCCTTTGGATGGCTGCTTATAATTGCCGGGGCCTTGCTGCTTCTCGTTGAAGTGCACAGCCCGGGTTTTTTTGCGACTGTACCTGCTACAGTACTGATCTTTTTGGGAATATTGCAAATCATGGGTGTGGATATATCCAATCCCTGGGCGGGGGGCATCATCGGTATTGTTACTGCCCTTTGCGCTGCCGGTTTCACGGTCTGGATGTACGGGAAAATTACTCCGGATGAAAGCCCGACGACCATCAGCCGGGACTCGTTGATCGGCATGGAGGGTCAGGTGCAGAAATCCGTGGATGCCACCAGCATCTCCGGCAAAGTCGTGATTGGCAGTACGGAATGGAGTGCACGCTCAACCGGCTCAACAATCCCGGCCGGAAAACGGGTAAAAGTGGTAGATTCTCAAGGAGTACATATCGTAGTTGAAGAGGTAGTATAACATGGATTTTATAGGAACACTCGTAGTCATATTCTTAATTCTCGTCATAGTCATCATTTTTGCAAAAGGTGTGGTTATTGTCCAGCCCTATGAACAGGGACTCCAAGTCCGTCTCGGCCAGTATGTCGGGCGGATGAATCCCGGTTTCCGCTGGATAGTACCGTTTGTCAGCGATGTGATCAAACTCGACCTCCGCACGCAAGTCATGGAAGTGCCGTCGCAGGAAGTGATCACCAAGGATAATTCGCCCACCAACGTAGACGCGATTGTCTATGTACGGGTGATCGACCCGGAGAAGGCGTACTTCGAGGTCGCCAATTACCGGATGGCAACCGTTGTGCTCGCCCAGACCAGTTTAAGGGGCATCATCGGCGATATGGAGCTCGATGAAGTGCTCTACAATCGTGACGTGATCAACACGAAACTCCGCGACATTCTCGACCGCGAGACCGACCAGTGGGGTGTCAAGGTCGAACGGGTGGAGATAAAGGAAGTCGATCCGGTTGCGGCGGTCAAAAACGCAATGACCGAGCAGACGGCTGCAGAACGTGCCCGGCGTGCAGCAATCCTGAGGGCCGATGGTGATAAACGTTCTGCGATCCTCAAGGCAGAAGGTCTCCGGCAGTCCATGATCCTTGAAGCAGAGGGGGAACGTCAGAGCAAGGTGCTGCGTGCAGAAGGAGAACGACTCTCACGCATTCTCCAGGCGCAGGGAGAGGCACAGGGACTTCGTATCCTTTCCGTGGGTGCCGCACCGCTCGACAACCGGGCCATGACGGTGCTCACGTTAAACGCGCTCAAGAACATGGCAGACGGCCAGGCGACCAAGATCATCTTCCCGTTCGAGCTCTCGCAGTTGATCCGCCAGGGAGCAAAATTCCTCGGCGCAACTGATGAGACGGCAGAAGTTGTCGCAGGACGCCCGGTGATGGACGAGACTATCCTTGGCGATATGCCACAGCGCGAAGAGGTAAACGCAATCTTAAAAGAGATCAAGGATGCAGTCCCGAAAGTCTCTGTCGATGAATTGAAAGATACCAGTAAACGCAAACTTGCCGTCGATGCTGATGCAGAAGCACCTGTCATTCCGCCGGCGGCATAACGGTATCACATTCACACTCTTTTTTCTATCATCTGTCCAAAATGAATACTATAAACTGGCGTAAAAATAAGGGCTGATACGCTCTTAACCCCAAATACGATAAACGTCGCCGCCCCTGATGGGATGCCCCCGCAGCGATTCGGATGCAGTTTTCCTGATCCACAGCGATCTAAAAAAAACCCGGCTTTATTGACCCCAAAAAGAGAAACAAGCTGCTGCTCCTGGCGGTTCCATCACAGCGAGTTCCCTCGTCTGCCGCCAGGGCATCTCCACTATTGTGATGAACCTCAGAAGGTTGATGAAATACCCCGAAATATTCGGGGGAGTGGGGACTCCCTCATTACATCCGTAAAATTTGCGAACACCGGGAAAAGAGGTTATCCACAGAGCCAAAATCTCTTATCCGGCAAGGACTGATACGAGGTGTTCGAGCGATTCTGTCTTACGGGAAATCCTGCATGTTTCCTGCCGCTTACATATGAAGAATATACGGCAGCGCAATCAGCGATACGAGAACGACCAGCATGACATAGGATACTGCACCGGTAATATACCCGGAATATTTCAGGAGTCCGCGCCTGTCGAGAAGCCGGTCAACGCCTTCTTTGAAGATATAGCCCCCATCCAGCGGCACCATCGGAATTGCATTGAATATCCCGACATTGATATTGATCCAGCCGCACCAGAAGAGCAGGTGAATGACTCCCCAGAATCCTTCGAAAGGTACCTTATAGTAGGTGGTGTCCGGGGTCTCGAATGCCAGTATGCGGAGGAACTGGATACTGGTGTCGTTTGCAAAAGGAATAACGAGGAACTGGAAGAACCCGATGGGAGAGAGCATTCCTTCGACCGTCGACTTGACCGTTTCACCGTCATAGTACTGGACGCCCATAAATCCACTTGCAGGGCCGGCATACTCCGGAGGCCATGCGGCAAGGGTGAGGGGGTAATCTTTGACAATACTGTCCTTCTCAACGGTGAGGGTGATTGTTTCTCCGGGCTTTGTCGTGTTTAAGAGATTTGAGATATCGGCCCGGCTCGCGACAGGTACTCCATTGATGGCTGTCACCAGGGAACCGGGGGGTATCCCCGCCTTTTCTGCAGGATAGTCCTTGTAGATCCCGTGGATGGCAGGGGTGGCGAGGGGCGTTACAAGACCCATGCAGAGGATGAGCAGCACAAAACAGGAAAAGCCGACAACAAGATTATTGGTGATACCGGCCCCGAACATCCGGATTTTAGGCATACCCTTGCACTTTTCCAGTTCTTCTTCATCAGGCTCGACAAAAAAACCGATGGGGATGACTGCAATAAGTGCCCCCATGCTCCTCACTTTAATATTCTCGACCCGGCAAAGGATCGCATGCCCGAATTCGTGGACTGCGATGGTGATAATAAATGCAAGCCAGACCGCAAATGTGGACGGTACATACTCATTGATGCCCGGTAACAGCAGGATGTTCTGCGGTTTGTAGATGCCGGTAGGCTCCGGCTGGATCATCAGCGTGTAGCGCACCGAGATAAAGAGCATGACTGTGATAAATACGGAGACGATGATGACGGCAATAACCCCGGCGGACCCATAGATCCTGAAAAACGTCCGAAATGCGGCAAATTTGTCGAAAAAACCGACACGGTTCGTCCGGATGGCCATGATCGGACCGTAAAAGACGATGTGCTCCTCCCAGAGTTTATTCCGGTGGATGACAAAGGCTATCGCTGCATAAACGGCAACCAGAAGAATGAGAATAAGGAGCCAGTCCATTCCAGTACTATGGCATTGCAGGGAAGATAAAGTATTCAGCCGGGGCAAATCCGGCCCTGTCAGGACAATCCGTTAAAAATCTCCCAGAGATCTCTGGGTCTTTTTTGCAAGGATCGCGCTCACCGTCTTCCAGCTTTTCCGGGCGATGGGAGGTGGGACGCGGTGCTCATCGATATAGGCATTCAGCCACCGGATAGTGACCGGATCCGAAGGATATCCGCTCCCGATCTCGCCATATTTTTTTGCAAGCGTGGTTATTGCCCGGTCACGGGTCACTTTTGCGATGATGCTCGCCGCAGACACTACCGGAAACTTTTCGTCTGCATGGTGCTCTGATACGATCTCGCAGGGATTGTCCAGGTGGTTTTTCACCATTTCAGCGTACCGGAATGTGTTCACGTCGCAGGCATCCACATAAGCGCAGGCAGGGGAGAGTCTGGCAATCACCTGGGCATGCGCCCGGGCAACAGCCGCATTGAGGGTCATGTCCTGCCGCACCAAATCAATATCCTGCGCGTCAAGCTTAACGATCGCAACCCGGCATTTTTTTTTAATTATCGTATACAGGCGCTCGCGCTCTTTTGCAGACAGCAGTTTTGAATCTTTCATTCCCAGGTCAGCAAGAACCTCTTCAGAGGTTATTCCTACCGCTGCAACCACCATGGGGCCCAGTACCGAACCCTTACCCGCCTCATCCACCCCGCAGATCACAGGAATGGGTTGTTGCGCAAAATATTTCAATGGCGATGATGGTAACCGGTAATCATGTACATCATCATCGTAGGGCTCGGAGGAATCGGGAGAAACCTTGCAAAGCAGGCGATCGAGCACGCCCATAACGTTGTCGTGATCGATCAGGATGAAGCCCGC
It encodes:
- a CDS encoding DNA-directed RNA polymerase subunit H, with translation MSTKLNVLRHAMVPDHQIMSEEEVSELFTKFNITTDHLPKIFHDDPAVKTIGAEADDVIRIIRESHTAGRAESYRLVVKRPKK
- a CDS encoding response regulator, with protein sequence MFTILVVDDSPFIVDVFVTMLERGGYRTVAAYGGEECLEILKTVTPDLILLDIMMEPMDGWETLEKVKENPSTKEIPVLMLTAKQLTPVEAQEYGIYIEDYVLKPITHRELYDAIEHVLNRRQSIKSDMDMAKESGFDAEIITEYARLSKSIDVNRRLMKILETTYNFNDSKVRVSDEISRAIKSMEMNIKFQENRLQQIKGELSGTSANK
- the rnhB gene encoding ribonuclease HII; this encodes MICGVDEAGKGSVLGPMVVAAVGITSEEVLADLGMKDSKLLSAKERERLYTIIKKKCRVAIVKLDAQDIDLVRQDMTLNAAVARAHAQVIARLSPACAYVDACDVNTFRYAEMVKNHLDNPCEIVSEHHADEKFPVVSAASIIAKVTRDRAITTLAKKYGEIGSGYPSDPVTIRWLNAYIDEHRVPPPIARKSWKTVSAILAKKTQRSLGDF
- a CDS encoding ARMT1-like domain-containing protein, whose product is MKITGTCTDCLISRVRLECTLCNATEAKTAEAVAECSALLEDIRNAPLSHPQIASRIHRRAYEILGTSDPFARLKRQGNNQAIEVCKKVQGNLVTFRDHVLAAVIGNTFDYGVKGHTVAEDFSVFFGREFEKGLTIDDTDAIFPLCTRVVYLSDNCGEIVLDRLLIKYLKTHGAHVTLAVKDAPALNDATLQDAWDLHLDFIVDCLTTTGGGAEIGICMENIPDDLRNAIKRCTIIIAKGMANFESLSEMENLPPVAYLMAAKCGPVAHEAGGVPVGSKIALLRK
- a CDS encoding stomatin-like protein, producing the protein MDFIGTLVVIFLILVIVIIFAKGVVIVQPYEQGLQVRLGQYVGRMNPGFRWIVPFVSDVIKLDLRTQVMEVPSQEVITKDNSPTNVDAIVYVRVIDPEKAYFEVANYRMATVVLAQTSLRGIIGDMELDEVLYNRDVINTKLRDILDRETDQWGVKVERVEIKEVDPVAAVKNAMTEQTAAERARRAAILRADGDKRSAILKAEGLRQSMILEAEGERQSKVLRAEGERLSRILQAQGEAQGLRILSVGAAPLDNRAMTVLTLNALKNMADGQATKIIFPFELSQLIRQGAKFLGATDETAEVVAGRPVMDETILGDMPQREEVNAILKEIKDAVPKVSVDELKDTSKRKLAVDADAEAPVIPPAA
- a CDS encoding NfeD family protein; amino-acid sequence: MVLPDPGLSFGWLLIIAGALLLLVEVHSPGFFATVPATVLIFLGILQIMGVDISNPWAGGIIGIVTALCAAGFTVWMYGKITPDESPTTISRDSLIGMEGQVQKSVDATSISGKVVIGSTEWSARSTGSTIPAGKRVKVVDSQGVHIVVEEVV
- a CDS encoding response regulator, with product MDDSILIVDDSPYIVDGLVALLKRKGFKPIAAHGGDEAISILSTNKPDLILLDIMMEPMDGWETLGKIKANPETSGLPVLMFSAKKISPEEAQEHSLNIEDFVSKPVNPAQLLDSIKRIFERRRSVKQDSTEAKEAGMNVEMVDEYSALRKSIEVDRNLLEVLKNASGMNIPGHAVPEDDLQSINKLDEKIKADERRLKEISETFAKGD
- a CDS encoding DNA-directed RNA polymerase subunit B'' → MIDRSILSRAYFSREHVARHQLDSYNYFLKHNLQKVVNEQRIIETDIENRGKNNEAVWVELGEITVKKPLVREADGSQSELYPCEARLRNLTYAAPIQLGLTLVHGEDRQEAIVTTIGQLPVMIGSTSCNLYGMDDAQRVAHGEDAFDPGGYFIVNGTERVLMTLEDLASNKIMTEFTERYSERIYVAKVFSQFRGYRALVVVERNKKNLLEVSFPSVAGHLKFVDLMRALGMINDQEVVNAVSTDEDILTFMMQNLEESECDSVDGGVMYVGKKLAPNQTRDYQRKRAEFVLDNYLLPHLNYSMPATLKEGDEGYQEAVLSVRLAKAHFLGRMAEACFDLVLNKRRIDDKDHYSNKRLKLAGDLMEDLFRISLNRLTRDIKYQLERASMRHRDLSIGTAVRADVLTERLLHPLATGNWVGGRTGVSQLLDRIDHMAVLSHLRRVISPLSRSQPHFEARDLHPTQWGRICPSETPEGPNCGLVKNFAQMVEISKGVDNEEEIMQILHNLGVEQIKGESR
- a CDS encoding roadblock/LC7 domain-containing protein, with the protein product MLKQKISAFIDKIQAIEGVSACALVSRDGIIAGKFFDQNMNEPWFGALSATILASAESVGSLIKMKAMESVTIRAQDTSVIVMGAGENFIITAIVRDKTDADRVHTEMHTIAKKIGEVM
- a CDS encoding site-2 protease family protein → MDWLLILILLVAVYAAIAFVIHRNKLWEEHIVFYGPIMAIRTNRVGFFDKFAAFRTFFRIYGSAGVIAVIIVSVFITVMLFISVRYTLMIQPEPTGIYKPQNILLLPGINEYVPSTFAVWLAFIITIAVHEFGHAILCRVENIKVRSMGALIAVIPIGFFVEPDEEELEKCKGMPKIRMFGAGITNNLVVGFSCFVLLILCMGLVTPLATPAIHGIYKDYPAEKAGIPPGSLVTAINGVPVASRADISNLLNTTKPGETITLTVEKDSIVKDYPLTLAAWPPEYAGPASGFMGVQYYDGETVKSTVEGMLSPIGFFQFLVIPFANDTSIQFLRILAFETPDTTYYKVPFEGFWGVIHLLFWCGWININVGIFNAIPMVPLDGGYIFKEGVDRLLDRRGLLKYSGYITGAVSYVMLVVLVSLIALPYILHM
- the minD gene encoding cell division ATPase MinD, with translation MIRAYTITSGKGGVGKTTLTVNLGISLALLGRETYILDADIGMANLALILGMEDVPVTLHEVLAGKADIDDAIYEGPGGVKIVPSGISLQGFQQADPDKLRDVMHRLVDKCEYLLIDAPSGISKEGVVPLSVADEVILVVNPELASMADALKTKILCEVMGGRVYGAILNRAGLEHTELRSHSVEDVLGVRVIDVVPEDANVRRAAAYKKPCVVKYPRTDASRAFRRIAAEISGVEYEDSFGEKKAEGFVDRLARSVFR